In Paenibacillus stellifer, the DNA window TTCAGACTGCATGTCGATGCACAGGATCTTCCCGAGCTGGATCAAAAGGCCGGTGAAGCTTTCGGACAAGGTATTGCGGGGGAGGTCTCATTCCGCCTGCTGCTGTCGGATGGCCGGATGATCGATGTGCACTCCCAGTGGGAACCCGTTCCCGGCCCCGGCGGGCAGCCCGGCCGGCTCGTAGGCATGATGCAGGATATTTCCGAGCGGATGGAGATCGAGCGCCAGCTTAGGCAGAGTGAGCGGAACAACCGGCTGACTCTGGAGAATTCCCTGGATTTGATTACCCGCATCGACCCGTCGGGAAACACCATCCTGTACTGTTCACCGGCCAGCCGGACGCTGCTTGGCTACGAGCCTGAGGAAATAGTGGGGATGAACGCCTATGCCTATCTTCATCCCGACGATCTGCTGCGGGTGAAGCAGGCCGAGGAGCAGACCCCGCATTCCGGCGTCAACCCTCCCATCACGTACCGGTACCGCCGCAAGGACGGGGAGTATGTCTGGTTTGAGACGAACAGCCGCTACATCCTCGGAGAGGACGGAACCAAGGAGCTTCTCGCCATCTGCCGGGACATCACCGAGCGTAAGCAATTCGAATCGATGCTCCAGGAGAGCGAGCAGCGTTACAAATCCCTGTTCGAATATAATCCTTCCGCCGTGTACTCGATGAATCTGGAAGGCGACTATTTGACGGCCAACGTCAATCTGGAGGCTCTGACCGGCTATGCGCTTGATGAGCTGATCGGCATGTACTTCGGTCCCATTGTCGCGGAAAAAGATATCGAAAAGACGCTTTACCACTTCAATCTTGCGGCGCAGGGCTATCCTCAAAACTACGACCTGACCATCATTCATAAAGACGGTCATGAAATCGAAATCAACACCACGAATATTCCGATGATCGTGGGCGGCCTGGTCGTAGGCGTCTACGGCATTTCGCGTGATATTACGGAACGCACCCGCTATGTGGAGCAGATCGAGAAGCTGGGCAATGAATACACGCTTATTCTGAATGCGGTCTCCGAAGGCATTTTCGGCCTCGACCGCGAAGGCAGGGTGACGTTCATCAATCCGGCCGGGGCGTATATGCTCGATTTCGAGTATGACGATATTCTCGGGCGCTCTTACCGGGATATCATTCACCAGACTGCGCTGGACGGCACCCCTTATTTGCCGGAGGAGGCTCCGCTGCTTAAGGCGATCGGAAGCGGTGTCTCCCATCAGGGCAAGGAGGCCGTGCTGTGGCGAAGAGACGGCACAAGCTTTCTGGCATCTTACCAGCTGACGCCGCTGCTTGACAAAGGCGACTATGTAGGCGCGGTCATTGTCTTCCGCGACATTACGGACGAGCGGGAAATTCTCCAGGCGAAGGAATCAGCGGAGAAGGCGGACCAGGCCAAGTCGGAGTTCCTGGCAATCATGAGCCATGAGCTGCGCACGCCGATGAACGGCATCATGGGCATGACCGAGCTGCTGTCGCAGACGGGACTGAACGAGGAGCAGCGCGCCTATGTGGAGATTATTGGCGACAGCAGCGACTCGCTGCTGAATATCCTGAATGAAGTGCTGGACTTCAGCAAGATTGAAGCGGGCAAAATGGCGATCACCCGTGAGCCCTATGCTCCGGGAGAGGTGCTGGAGAGCGTGATCGAGCTCTTCCGGGCCAAAGCCCGGGAGAAGAATCTGGACCTCTCCGGAAGCATGGGGCCGGAAGTTCCCGAGGTAATCGTGGGAGATGCCGCCCGGGTGCGGCAAATTCTGGTGAACCTGATCAGCAATGCGGTGAAGTTCACAGAATCCGGGTCAATCAAGATTGAAGTCGGCGCGGAATATGGAGGCTCGCCGGGCCAATATGCGCTGACTGTGTATGTCCGGGACACCGGGATCGGGATCGCGCCGGAGAAGCTGCCGCTCCTGTTCCAGTCATTTTCCCAGCTGCATCCGTCCATCAACCGCAAATATGGCGGAACCGGCCTCGGGCTTGCCATCTGCAAGAAACTGGTCGAGCTCATGGGAGGCATGATCGGCGTGGAGAGCGCTCCGGAACAGGGCTCGGACTTCTACTTCACCCTGCCGGCCGATACGCTGGAGCGGGAGGAAGACGGAGAGCAGGCGGTGAACGGGGATAAAGCAGCCTCCGCAGACCGGGACGAGTCCTCCGGGCAGCCGCCCGCCGGACCGAAGTTCGGCCCGCTCCGCATCCTGATCGCGGAGGATCAGCCCGTCAACCGGAAGCTGCTAAGCACCATTCTGCAGAAGCGAGGGTACGAGGCCGACCTCACGGAGAACGGCGAGGAGGCCATCCGCGCCGCCATGGAAGGCCACTATGACGTGATCTTCATGGATGTCCAGATGCCGGTCATGAGCGGATTGACGGCGGCTGCCCGCCTTCGGGGCATGCTGCCTGCGGACCGGCTGCCCTACATTGTGGCGGTCACGGCCTATGCCGGCAAGGAGGACCGGGAGCGCTGCATGGCTGTCGGCATGCGGGATTTCATCAGCAAGCCTTTTCTCTCCTCCGAGATTGAAAGGGTGCTCCGCGCCCGAATGGAAGCGATGCCCTGATGACGGACTTCCATGGCCGCAGACTGAATGTAGAACCGTATACCCAGTGGGCTCCCGGCGTTCATTCATCTTCATCGGCATGCGGACCGGCGACGATGGCTGCGATCGCGGAGTACTGGGGGCGCCGTCTCGGGGTGTCCGGAAGAATCGGGCTGGAACGTTTTGGTTCCAAAGAGAATCAAATGAATCATTTATACCGAAGATATGGAGGACGGCCCTGGGGAATGAGCGCTGCTGCTTATACCAGGGGAATGAGAGCGTTTCTTCGAGACTCGCTCGGGCAATCCCGGGTTATCGGGACGAGGCGTTTTAACAATTTCGACCAATATAAGGCTGAGATCGACGCGGAACGACCGGTCGCCGTCAAGTTCGATAAATGGTTGTCCTTTCGCTGGAGAGGGCGCTATGACTTCGACTACCACTGGACCGTCGGGATCGGGTACGAGTTGACGGAACAGGGGCCGCTGCTTCTAGTTCAGGATAACGGCTTAAGGCGCGGAGAAGGCGTCTTTATCCCGAGCCGGGAGCGAAGGATCAGCTATGCCGGGAACGCGGACGTGCTGTCCATGGTAGCTCTGCGGATCGAATAGCAGTCAACGGATGATGGCTTGAAAATAGAATGACTTATTTTGCAGAAAACGTAGGGGGAAGTTGGTTTGACAGCCAACTTCCCCCATTGTATAATCCCGGGTGAAAGTTGTAGAAACGTTTGCACTGGGAGGGGCACGCCTCCTTAAGTGCTATGGGATAAAGGAGAGGTGTCTGGATTGTCGGTACAAAGGGAGATGGATGAACCGATTCGCTACGGCGATTCCGCGGTAACTGGCGGAGTTTCGGTCTTCGATGAACGTTTTGATGAGCTGTTCGGTTATGACGGAGATGATTTGGGGCTGAGCTATGCCCCGGAGCAATCGTCTTTCCGATTGTGGGCCCCGACCTCGGAGCAGGCTGAGCTTGTTCTGTATGCTTCCTGGCAGGGAGAACCCGAAAGAGTGATCTCCATGGACCGGGGGACCGGCGGTACGTGGACCGCAAGCGTAACAGGTGATCTGGAAGGCAAGTACTATACTTACCGTGTGATGATTGAAGGCCAGTGGAACGAAGCGGCGGACCCCTATGCCAGAGCTGTCGGCGTCAACGGCGACCGCGGCGCCATTCTGGATCTGCGGAAGACGGACCCGGAGGGATGGTCTGGCAGGATGCCGGCATTCGGGAACCCGGTTGATGCCGTCATTTATGAGCTGCATGTGATGGATTATTCGATTCATCCTGAAAGTGGTATCCGGCACAAAGGTCTGTTCGCCGGGCTTGCGGAGAACGGGACGCGGGGCCCGGGGGGGATTTTAACCGGACTCGATCATATCGCGGACCTGGGCGTTACTCATGTGCAACTGCTGCCGGTGTATGATTACGCCACGGAAAGCGTGGATGAGACGAAGCTCGACCTCCCCCACTACAATTGGGGATATGACCCGAAGAACTATAACGTTCCGGAGGGCTCCTATGCTACCGATCCTTATGAACCGGCGTCCCGAATCCGGGAGCTCAAGGAGCTGATCCAGAGCCTTCATGACCGTGGAGTGCGCGTTATTATGGATGTCGTCTACAATCATGTCTACGACGGATACCGCGTCAATTTCACGAAGCTTGTACCCGGCTACTATTTGCGGTATAAGCCGGACGGCAGCCTCGCTAACGGCTCGGGCTGCGGCAACGACTGCGCCACCGAGCGGAAGATGATGTCCCGCTTCATTGCGGACTCCGTCCTGTACTGGGCGAAGGAGTACAAGTTCGACGGATTCCGGTTCGACCTGATGGGACTGATGGACGTGGATACGATCAACGAAATCCGGCGGCGGCTCTCGGAGATCGATCCGTCCATCATGATGATCGGCGAAGGCTGGGACCTTGACACGGAGCTTGCGCCAGAGCGCAAGGCAAGCCAGCATAATAGCGAGGCGATTCCGCTCATCGGCCAGTTCAACGACAGATTCCGCGATGTAGTGAAGGGCGACATTTTCCTGCATGACGTCAAAGGGTTTGTCAGCGGCGGACCCGTGCCCAAGCAAGAGGTGATGGCGGGCATCGCCGGGGGGATTCCCTATGCGCCGGGCATCCATCAGTTCGTGCAGGAGCCACAGCAAAGCGTCAATTACGTGGAGTGCCACGACAATCACACCCTCTGGGATAAGCTGGTGCTGTCGGCGGGGGAAGTTACGGAGGCAGAGCTTCGCGCTATGCACCGGCTTGCGACGGCAATGGTCGTGATGAGCCAGGGCATTCCGTTCCTGCATGCCGGCCAGGAGTTCATGCGGACGAAGAACGGCGTGGAGAACAGCTATAAGAGTCCTGTCGAGATCAACCGGATCGACTGGGAGCGCTGTGCCGCGCTTCAGGATGAGGTCGCCTATGTCAAGAAGCTGATCGGGCTGCGCCGCGCGCATCCGGCGTTCCGCATGCGGAGCGCGGAAGAGATCCGCGCGAAGCTGGTCTTCGAGGCATCGCCGGCAGACGTCATCGCGTATACGCTTCGCGGTCATGCCGGAGGCGACCAGGCGGAGCATCTGCTGGTCATCTATAGCGCTGTGCCGGGCGAAGTGGCGCTTCCGATTCCGAAGCTCGGCTCGTGGCAGCCGCTGCTTGGCGCAGAGTCCATTTCCGCGCTGGAAGACGGCAAGATAACGATCAGCGGCATCGGAATGACGGTGCTGGCCGTTCTCTGATTCCCGTAACGAATTGACGTTATAGTGAAGCGGCGGAGCCGGGCAACCGGAGCGCTCCCGCCGCTTACCAGAGGCAAGCACTTCCGCCGCAGGCGGGAGTGCTTTTTTGACATGAAGATTTTTTGACATGAAGAGGGATGGTGGCGCGTTCGGAAT includes these proteins:
- a CDS encoding PAS domain-containing hybrid sensor histidine kinase/response regulator; amino-acid sequence: MDHHLADNDSIYDRILMKAPIGIALFREEGEPRLKANEAFCTLLECPEALVESRFPGLPRYAEIRACLPSPDSVHERDLQLLLGGGRTRRLSLRYMWAEPGNSRAGILLYAEDIGGRLADKQAMVDSQDLYHLITKSPMNIFSISMPDGTLTFVSPSCKPLLGFEPEELIGTNRLGYYFPEEGEELNALPLEELGRSTRIRRVRHKDGQFVWFEISFQNIAGPDGSLSRILCIASSVNERMESEFALAVAQKVAKVGSWMWDMNKRKLQFSEAARRLSDYSLPEGEIAYDQFRLHVDAQDLPELDQKAGEAFGQGIAGEVSFRLLLSDGRMIDVHSQWEPVPGPGGQPGRLVGMMQDISERMEIERQLRQSERNNRLTLENSLDLITRIDPSGNTILYCSPASRTLLGYEPEEIVGMNAYAYLHPDDLLRVKQAEEQTPHSGVNPPITYRYRRKDGEYVWFETNSRYILGEDGTKELLAICRDITERKQFESMLQESEQRYKSLFEYNPSAVYSMNLEGDYLTANVNLEALTGYALDELIGMYFGPIVAEKDIEKTLYHFNLAAQGYPQNYDLTIIHKDGHEIEINTTNIPMIVGGLVVGVYGISRDITERTRYVEQIEKLGNEYTLILNAVSEGIFGLDREGRVTFINPAGAYMLDFEYDDILGRSYRDIIHQTALDGTPYLPEEAPLLKAIGSGVSHQGKEAVLWRRDGTSFLASYQLTPLLDKGDYVGAVIVFRDITDEREILQAKESAEKADQAKSEFLAIMSHELRTPMNGIMGMTELLSQTGLNEEQRAYVEIIGDSSDSLLNILNEVLDFSKIEAGKMAITREPYAPGEVLESVIELFRAKAREKNLDLSGSMGPEVPEVIVGDAARVRQILVNLISNAVKFTESGSIKIEVGAEYGGSPGQYALTVYVRDTGIGIAPEKLPLLFQSFSQLHPSINRKYGGTGLGLAICKKLVELMGGMIGVESAPEQGSDFYFTLPADTLEREEDGEQAVNGDKAASADRDESSGQPPAGPKFGPLRILIAEDQPVNRKLLSTILQKRGYEADLTENGEEAIRAAMEGHYDVIFMDVQMPVMSGLTAAARLRGMLPADRLPYIVAVTAYAGKEDRERCMAVGMRDFISKPFLSSEIERVLRARMEAMP
- the pulA gene encoding type I pullulanase, coding for MSVQREMDEPIRYGDSAVTGGVSVFDERFDELFGYDGDDLGLSYAPEQSSFRLWAPTSEQAELVLYASWQGEPERVISMDRGTGGTWTASVTGDLEGKYYTYRVMIEGQWNEAADPYARAVGVNGDRGAILDLRKTDPEGWSGRMPAFGNPVDAVIYELHVMDYSIHPESGIRHKGLFAGLAENGTRGPGGILTGLDHIADLGVTHVQLLPVYDYATESVDETKLDLPHYNWGYDPKNYNVPEGSYATDPYEPASRIRELKELIQSLHDRGVRVIMDVVYNHVYDGYRVNFTKLVPGYYLRYKPDGSLANGSGCGNDCATERKMMSRFIADSVLYWAKEYKFDGFRFDLMGLMDVDTINEIRRRLSEIDPSIMMIGEGWDLDTELAPERKASQHNSEAIPLIGQFNDRFRDVVKGDIFLHDVKGFVSGGPVPKQEVMAGIAGGIPYAPGIHQFVQEPQQSVNYVECHDNHTLWDKLVLSAGEVTEAELRAMHRLATAMVVMSQGIPFLHAGQEFMRTKNGVENSYKSPVEINRIDWERCAALQDEVAYVKKLIGLRRAHPAFRMRSAEEIRAKLVFEASPADVIAYTLRGHAGGDQAEHLLVIYSAVPGEVALPIPKLGSWQPLLGAESISALEDGKITISGIGMTVLAVL
- a CDS encoding C39 family peptidase, which gives rise to MTDFHGRRLNVEPYTQWAPGVHSSSSACGPATMAAIAEYWGRRLGVSGRIGLERFGSKENQMNHLYRRYGGRPWGMSAAAYTRGMRAFLRDSLGQSRVIGTRRFNNFDQYKAEIDAERPVAVKFDKWLSFRWRGRYDFDYHWTVGIGYELTEQGPLLLVQDNGLRRGEGVFIPSRERRISYAGNADVLSMVALRIE